A window of Ruminiclostridium herbifermentans genomic DNA:
GAATTCCTTAACTGACTCAAGCTTTCCCTCTGGAAGAGAATCTGTATCTGCAAGTAATCTGCCAATAACCGTACTTTTTCCGTGATCCACATGTCCAACAATTACTATATTCATTTGTTCTCTGTTATCCATTTACATATACCCCCCTCTACGCAGTGTTTCTAGTCCTCCGCCATCATCCTTGTCCTGTGCACGGCCTGATCTTTCAGCTATATTTGCAAATTTTCCACTCTTTAATTCTTCTATAATTTCACTGACATTCTTAGCTGATGAATCGACCGGTGCTGTACAAGGATAGCATCCCAAGGACCTGTAGCGTTTTCCATTGCCTTGGTCAAAATATAGTGATGTAATAGGAATATTTTCTCTTTCGATATACTCCCAAATATTTAATTCTGTCCAATCAAGAAGAGGATGTATTCTGATATGAGTTCCAGGAGCAAAGTCTGTTTTAAATTGATTCCAAAATTCAGGTGGTTGATCTCCTACATCCCAATCATTTTCCTTATCTCTTGGTGAGAAATATCTCTCTTTTGAGCGACTGCCTTCCTCATCTGCCCTAACACCCACAATTACACCTGTATATTGCTCTCTGTTAGTATCTAGCACGTATTTTCCAGTCTTATGATCCATTACATATCTGTTCCATTCACCTGAAAGTGTATTTTTTAATGCGTTGGATTTTAGTGATTGACAGCATGTGATTCTGTCTACTTTGCCATCAGGAAATGTATTCTTTTGTGCCAAAGCTTCGGTATTTTCGCCGTAAACCATTGTAAGCTTCCATTTTAGTGCCAGTTCATCTCTGTACTTAATCATTTCAGGTATTTTAAAATGTGTATCTATATGTACAAGTGGTATTGGTACGTGACCGAAAAAAGCCTTTCTTGCAAGCCATAATAATACGGTGCTATCCTTTCCGATAGACCAGAGCATACAAATATTTTTAAATTCTCTGTATGCCTCTCTAAGTATATGAACACTTTGCGCCTCTAATTTATCTAAATGATTCATAAAAACCCCCCTTTAAACGCATAAATACGTTTTTATAATAAAATGTTAGTTGATAGCTTTGATGAAAAGCAT
This region includes:
- the cysD gene encoding sulfate adenylyltransferase subunit CysD is translated as MNHLDKLEAQSVHILREAYREFKNICMLWSIGKDSTVLLWLARKAFFGHVPIPLVHIDTHFKIPEMIKYRDELALKWKLTMVYGENTEALAQKNTFPDGKVDRITCCQSLKSNALKNTLSGEWNRYVMDHKTGKYVLDTNREQYTGVIVGVRADEEGSRSKERYFSPRDKENDWDVGDQPPEFWNQFKTDFAPGTHIRIHPLLDWTELNIWEYIERENIPITSLYFDQGNGKRYRSLGCYPCTAPVDSSAKNVSEIIEELKSGKFANIAERSGRAQDKDDGGGLETLRRGGYM